Proteins from one Petrotoga sp. 9PW.55.5.1 genomic window:
- a CDS encoding carbohydrate ABC transporter permease, translated as MVVRKRSFIKTFFFWFFIALVIIFVAYPFAYMVSVSFRYDSDAFDSSLIPKNPTLSQYAQLLGFQESIRQEMSQEEQQLIKLLESLPEEQREQVMQNIQSQRRRESFPFLRWFGNSLLLAGLSALTSLIIGIFGAYSFSRVWYPGRNMVQRSVLLVYLVGGVILSVPLYDMFVRIGLTNTAGTSMFSLYIIYVIQTLPVSMYMLGNYFRTIPESIEEAALIDGSTRFGTIMRIIIPLSMPAIITVFIYAFMIGWNEYLFASIFIRPFPGSYTLPVGLREIFFSAHAVWAKMMAASVLTAVPVIAMFMAVEKYLTAGLTAGGVKE; from the coding sequence ATGGTAGTAAGGAAAAGATCTTTTATAAAAACATTTTTCTTTTGGTTTTTTATCGCTCTTGTTATAATATTTGTTGCATATCCATTTGCTTACATGGTATCCGTTTCTTTTAGATATGATTCTGATGCTTTTGATTCGTCGTTAATTCCAAAAAATCCAACTTTGTCTCAATATGCACAACTTTTAGGTTTTCAAGAATCCATAAGACAAGAAATGAGCCAAGAAGAACAACAATTGATTAAATTATTAGAATCACTTCCTGAAGAGCAAAGAGAACAAGTAATGCAAAACATTCAATCACAAAGGCGTAGAGAATCGTTCCCATTTTTAAGATGGTTTGGTAATAGTTTGCTATTAGCTGGACTAAGTGCTTTAACTAGTTTAATAATAGGAATTTTTGGGGCATATTCATTTAGCAGAGTATGGTACCCTGGTAGAAACATGGTTCAAAGAAGCGTCTTACTTGTATATTTAGTTGGAGGAGTAATATTATCTGTCCCGCTTTATGATATGTTCGTAAGAATCGGCTTAACCAACACTGCTGGGACATCTATGTTCTCGCTATATATAATTTATGTTATTCAAACTTTACCGGTTTCTATGTATATGCTTGGAAATTATTTTAGAACTATCCCTGAATCTATAGAAGAAGCAGCCTTGATAGATGGAAGTACGAGGTTTGGAACTATTATGCGAATTATTATTCCACTATCAATGCCGGCAATAATAACGGTATTCATTTACGCATTTATGATTGGTTGGAACGAGTATCTATTTGCATCAATTTTTATAAGACCATTTCCTGGATCTTATACTTTACCTGTAGGTTTGAGAGAAATCTTTTTTTCAGCACATGCGGTTTGGGCTAAAATGATGGCAGCTTCTGTTTTAACTGCCGTTCCTGTTATCGCAATGTTTATGGCTGTAGAAAAATATCTCACGGCGGGATTAACTGCTGGAGGAGTTAAAGAGTAG
- a CDS encoding glycosyltransferase, which yields MPNFFDGKLLQKSPEKVRIVVGIPSYNNADTISFVTETAAKGIKEYFNSDGIIVNSDGGSKDGTKDAFMKTDTENIPKLAFDYIGIPGKGSAMLSVIELAKYLDAEVVVFLDSDLKSVRPWWIERLTTPIIKGNSDYVTPYYVRHKYDGTITNQVCYPLTSSLLGQSVRQPIGGDFGVGKYMFDIYLNNVNEVAKTDVAKFGIDIWMTTNAMLNSDKKVYQAALGAKVHDPKDPGSDLSPMFKQVVGTLFEILVENFSKWKEIKTVEEAPIYGEIPKVTVEPININIDNLKKQLLEGLKIEETKRLAGNYLETIKEEKKISLKIWVDILYNALLEYSKNKDKNIVESLVPLYFGRVADFAEITKDMDEDAAEKIIRNQIEIFNKKKRMLIDSL from the coding sequence ATGCCAAACTTCTTTGATGGAAAATTGTTACAGAAATCTCCTGAAAAAGTAAGGATTGTTGTGGGTATCCCAAGTTATAATAATGCAGATACCATTTCTTTTGTGACCGAAACCGCTGCAAAGGGAATAAAAGAATATTTTAATTCTGATGGAATAATAGTTAACTCCGACGGTGGTTCAAAAGATGGGACCAAAGATGCATTCATGAAAACCGATACTGAGAATATTCCAAAATTAGCTTTTGATTATATAGGAATTCCAGGTAAAGGGAGTGCAATGTTATCAGTTATAGAACTCGCAAAATATCTAGATGCCGAAGTAGTTGTGTTTTTGGATTCGGATCTAAAAAGTGTAAGACCATGGTGGATAGAAAGGTTAACAACCCCTATAATAAAAGGAAATTCTGATTATGTGACACCCTATTATGTGAGGCATAAATACGACGGAACAATTACAAACCAGGTCTGTTACCCATTAACATCATCCTTACTGGGACAATCTGTGAGACAACCTATAGGAGGTGATTTTGGAGTAGGGAAATATATGTTTGATATCTATTTGAACAATGTTAACGAAGTTGCCAAAACGGATGTAGCAAAGTTTGGTATAGATATCTGGATGACCACAAACGCTATGTTGAATTCAGACAAAAAAGTTTATCAGGCGGCGTTAGGTGCAAAAGTCCACGATCCTAAAGACCCAGGTTCCGACTTGTCTCCAATGTTTAAGCAGGTAGTAGGCACTTTATTTGAAATTCTCGTAGAAAATTTTTCAAAGTGGAAAGAGATAAAAACCGTAGAAGAAGCCCCAATATATGGTGAAATCCCAAAAGTTACCGTTGAACCAATAAATATAAACATAGATAACTTAAAAAAACAGCTTTTAGAAGGTTTGAAAATAGAAGAAACCAAAAGGTTAGCAGGAAATTATCTTGAAACAATTAAAGAAGAAAAAAAGATTTCACTAAAAATATGGGTAGATATTTTATACAATGCCTTATTAGAGTATTCAAAGAATAAAGATAAAAATATTGTTGAGTCTTTGGTCCCTTTATATTTTGGGAGAGTAGCAGATTTTGCTGAAATAACAAAAGATATGGATGAAGATGCCGCTGAAAAAATCATAAGAAACCAAATAGAAATATTTAATAAAAAAAAGAGAATGTTAATAGACAGCTTGTAA
- a CDS encoding MurR/RpiR family transcriptional regulator: protein MKKLVTSKIKGLYNSLTEKEKLAAQYIIERPGDVIHYSITELSNWAGTSETTIYRVLKKAGYSGYQRFKLELARELSIPALEPKETLDIFDLVFNKTINSLSDIQSQIDKNKINQISDIILKSKKLLFYAVGRSFPVALDASLKFAALGFSTNAYSDPHMQVIVGSNLEKDDTVIAISHSGVIRDTYKSAQVAKEAGAYTIGITAGVNSPLSRIVNTVLYTSAEMPEESEFTVSRIGEMFMIELLYNYVSSKMSLEKKESRISEAMKTKKF, encoded by the coding sequence GTGAAGAAGTTGGTAACTTCAAAAATTAAAGGACTATATAATTCACTAACAGAAAAAGAAAAGCTAGCAGCCCAATATATAATAGAGCGACCTGGAGACGTTATACATTATAGCATTACAGAATTATCTAACTGGGCAGGAACGAGTGAAACTACCATATATCGTGTTTTAAAAAAAGCTGGTTACTCTGGATATCAAAGATTCAAATTAGAATTGGCTAGAGAATTAAGCATACCTGCACTAGAACCAAAAGAAACACTAGATATTTTTGACCTAGTGTTTAATAAAACTATAAATTCTTTATCAGATATTCAAAGTCAAATAGATAAAAATAAAATCAATCAAATTTCTGATATTATATTAAAGAGTAAAAAATTATTATTCTATGCTGTTGGAAGGTCTTTTCCTGTTGCACTAGATGCATCTTTAAAATTTGCAGCACTTGGTTTTTCCACAAATGCATATTCGGATCCACACATGCAGGTAATCGTAGGATCAAATCTGGAAAAAGATGATACTGTTATAGCAATAAGCCATTCAGGAGTAATAAGAGATACATACAAATCAGCACAGGTAGCAAAAGAAGCTGGAGCTTATACAATAGGAATTACAGCGGGAGTTAATTCCCCATTATCTAGAATAGTAAATACTGTTTTATATACCTCTGCAGAAATGCCTGAAGAAAGTGAGTTCACAGTAAGCAGAATTGGTGAAATGTTTATGATTGAACTTTTGTATAATTATGTATCTTCAAAAATGTCTCTAGAAAAAAAAGAAAGTAGGATCAGCGAAGCTATGAAGACCAAGAAATTTTGA
- the lspA gene encoding signal peptidase II — translation MTWIIPIIIFFDQITKKLSEIYLINNTIKVGFFQLTYVKNTGIAFGLFQGKALFHAIISTIVVIFLFSFREIYKKKTQPFFKSFDLGMSFILGGALGNIFDRVRLGYVVDMIYWPNFSIFNVADMFVTFGALILLYHLLRRSSYEKKNNQG, via the coding sequence ATGACCTGGATTATCCCCATTATCATTTTTTTTGATCAAATTACAAAAAAACTTTCAGAGATTTACTTGATTAATAATACTATAAAAGTCGGCTTTTTCCAATTGACCTATGTGAAAAATACTGGAATTGCCTTCGGCCTTTTTCAGGGAAAAGCTTTATTTCATGCTATAATTTCTACAATTGTAGTTATTTTTCTTTTTTCTTTCAGAGAAATATACAAGAAGAAGACCCAGCCTTTTTTTAAATCTTTTGATTTAGGTATGTCTTTTATTCTAGGAGGAGCTTTAGGGAATATATTTGATAGAGTCAGACTTGGTTACGTTGTTGATATGATTTATTGGCCAAACTTTTCAATATTCAATGTGGCAGACATGTTTGTTACTTTTGGGGCATTGATATTACTGTACCATCTTTTACGAAGGAGTTCATATGAAAAAAAGAATAATCAAGGTTAA
- a CDS encoding RluA family pseudouridine synthase, protein MKKRIIKVKSEEQQKRLDVFVVENSFEGVSRNLLKNAISEGNIKVNGNIKKAHYTVKIGDEIEIDLDNLKEDRNEKDILPENIHLDILYEDEDLIVINKPAGLIVHPTPTIKSGTLVNGLLYHIEDFKSFSQNSERLGIVHRLDKETSGVLVVAKNPITLHLLSKQFKERKTKKYYLTIVEGLLKEKEGEINLPLGRHPTLRQKRAVVYNGREAITEYKVLKEFDNLASLVWIRLKTGRTHQIRVHFKYLGNPVVGDSLYGKNKIEKNYGITADRQMLHALKLGFYHPMKKTWVEFLAPPPSDFKNLLVELNK, encoded by the coding sequence ATGAAAAAAAGAATAATCAAGGTTAAAAGTGAAGAACAACAAAAACGGCTAGATGTTTTTGTGGTTGAGAATTCATTCGAAGGAGTTTCGAGAAACCTCCTTAAAAATGCCATTAGTGAAGGAAATATAAAAGTCAATGGTAACATAAAAAAAGCCCATTATACCGTGAAAATTGGTGATGAAATAGAAATAGATTTAGATAATCTTAAAGAAGATAGAAATGAAAAAGATATTTTACCTGAAAACATTCATTTAGATATTCTATATGAAGACGAAGACCTCATTGTTATTAACAAACCAGCCGGATTGATTGTACATCCAACCCCAACTATTAAAAGTGGTACTTTAGTTAATGGTTTACTTTATCATATAGAAGATTTCAAAAGTTTTTCACAAAACTCAGAGCGATTGGGTATAGTTCACAGGCTTGATAAGGAAACCTCTGGTGTATTAGTGGTTGCTAAAAACCCCATAACTCTTCACCTTTTATCAAAACAATTCAAAGAAAGAAAGACAAAAAAATATTACTTAACAATTGTAGAAGGCTTATTAAAAGAAAAAGAAGGAGAAATTAATTTACCGTTAGGAAGACATCCAACCTTAAGACAAAAAAGAGCTGTTGTGTACAATGGAAGAGAAGCAATAACTGAGTATAAGGTTTTAAAAGAGTTTGATAATTTGGCATCTCTTGTTTGGATAAGACTCAAAACAGGCAGAACTCATCAAATAAGGGTGCATTTCAAATATTTAGGCAACCCTGTAGTTGGTGATTCCCTTTATGGGAAAAATAAAATAGAGAAAAATTACGGCATTACTGCTGATAGGCAGATGCTTCATGCATTAAAACTGGGCTTTTATCATCCCATGAAAAAAACTTGGGTGGAATTTTTAGCGCCTCCACCTTCTGATTTTAAAAATTTACTGGTAGAGTTGAATAAATAG
- a CDS encoding DNA polymerase III subunit alpha, with amino-acid sequence MKILGPIVTSKTIGKSYIQLRDLFPIAKRYGFEGIILSEPHPKSWISFINYAIKYRIKPFIIYETNEDNFLIQTNKDIQNGISYYNGLNKDLNLKKLKIKLPHVIYPSTAFKKIFQNEEALTIKDLLKYQNELSIFKDIDTQYNLKEYKFKEYELINNKIEGYISTNNLTPEEKKRLIYELKIIKKLKVENYILTVKKIVDTATKNNIPIGPGRGSAVGSFLVYKLGITKIDPLKYDLIFERFLNEYRHELPDIDLDVDAEKRIDLIKALQNEIGQNNIAQIRTYSTMKIKSVLKKSEELLGYKSNINFHSPLRSKENVVKFKSLSKEDKLFYTLSYYLEGLEIAESTHAAGLIISQNDLRRFSPIEKKDIPILEWEMSDLKLLGVEKFDVLALDTLTFLRKLNVKEEYENLNDDKTYHYLSKGLTKGIFQLDSKLGKRLSIKIKPKNFEELALLLAINRPGPLESGMIDQYIETTSPDYMKKILPETKGVLVYQEQIMKVAQILGGFTSQESDLLRKVVSKKRKDEITNFKNKFIITASKQIGKEQATSLFLQIENFAQYAFNKSHAVAYAHITYWLAKEKFKNPSRFFFEYINLKGLDLDILNESSFLGIRIKLPDISSPIGLYTESEITLPMYVIKGVGKNITETFQDSKINGVDDFFDFVIANNINRNIIELLIKSGSLDKFQPNRKKLLKESAQRLKGKIQQLEEIKSSLFGELEKSSKKENETTLQDLAKYEIETIGYPLSLMHQKGLSKSLINKYFNNEKINFNGYAYHNYLIDNSSIIYSKIYNKSLNKINKKNNKKILITNIIIF; translated from the coding sequence TTGAAAATATTAGGACCCATTGTTACATCAAAAACGATAGGAAAATCTTACATACAACTAAGGGATCTCTTTCCAATAGCTAAAAGATATGGATTTGAAGGAATAATTCTATCAGAACCTCATCCAAAGTCTTGGATAAGTTTTATTAATTATGCTATAAAGTATAGAATAAAACCTTTTATTATTTACGAAACAAACGAAGATAACTTCTTAATTCAAACAAACAAAGATATTCAGAATGGAATTTCTTATTACAATGGATTAAATAAAGATTTAAATTTAAAGAAACTAAAAATAAAACTTCCTCATGTAATCTATCCATCTACCGCATTTAAAAAAATATTTCAAAATGAAGAAGCACTTACTATAAAAGATCTTTTAAAGTATCAAAACGAATTATCTATCTTTAAAGATATTGATACTCAATATAATCTCAAAGAGTACAAATTTAAAGAATATGAACTTATTAATAATAAAATTGAAGGATATATTTCTACAAACAATTTGACGCCTGAAGAGAAAAAAAGACTAATCTACGAATTAAAAATAATTAAGAAACTCAAAGTAGAAAACTATATATTAACAGTAAAAAAGATAGTAGATACAGCTACTAAGAATAATATCCCCATTGGTCCTGGAAGAGGTTCTGCAGTAGGCTCATTTTTAGTATACAAACTTGGTATAACAAAAATTGATCCTCTAAAGTACGATTTAATATTTGAAAGATTCCTAAATGAATACAGACATGAACTACCAGATATAGATCTTGATGTTGATGCAGAAAAAAGAATCGATCTAATAAAAGCCCTTCAAAATGAGATAGGTCAAAACAACATAGCCCAAATAAGAACCTATTCAACTATGAAAATCAAATCCGTATTAAAAAAATCAGAAGAGCTACTAGGTTATAAAAGTAATATAAATTTCCATTCTCCATTAAGATCAAAAGAAAATGTTGTTAAATTCAAATCATTATCGAAAGAAGACAAATTATTTTACACTCTTTCTTATTATTTAGAAGGTTTAGAAATAGCTGAATCAACTCATGCAGCTGGTCTAATCATATCACAAAATGATTTACGAAGATTTTCACCTATTGAAAAAAAGGATATTCCTATCTTAGAATGGGAGATGTCTGATTTAAAATTATTGGGAGTAGAAAAGTTCGATGTTTTAGCTCTCGATACATTAACTTTTTTAAGAAAACTCAATGTAAAAGAAGAATATGAAAATTTAAACGACGATAAAACTTACCATTATCTATCTAAAGGTTTAACAAAAGGCATTTTTCAACTTGATTCTAAACTTGGGAAACGTTTAAGTATAAAAATAAAACCTAAAAATTTTGAGGAATTGGCTTTGTTATTAGCAATAAACCGCCCTGGACCACTTGAATCAGGAATGATAGATCAGTACATTGAAACCACCTCTCCAGATTACATGAAAAAAATATTACCAGAAACAAAGGGCGTTTTGGTTTATCAAGAGCAGATAATGAAAGTAGCTCAAATCTTAGGTGGATTCACTTCTCAGGAATCTGATTTACTAAGAAAAGTAGTATCTAAAAAAAGGAAAGATGAGATTACTAATTTTAAAAACAAATTTATCATAACAGCTTCAAAGCAAATTGGAAAAGAGCAAGCAACTTCGTTATTTTTACAGATAGAAAACTTCGCACAATATGCGTTCAATAAGTCACATGCAGTTGCTTATGCACATATAACGTATTGGTTAGCGAAGGAGAAGTTTAAAAATCCGTCCCGTTTCTTCTTTGAATATATAAACCTAAAAGGGTTGGATCTTGATATATTAAATGAGAGTTCTTTTTTAGGTATAAGAATAAAGTTACCTGATATCAGTTCTCCAATCGGTTTATATACTGAATCAGAAATCACATTACCCATGTATGTTATAAAAGGTGTAGGTAAAAACATAACAGAGACATTTCAGGATAGTAAAATTAATGGTGTTGATGATTTTTTTGATTTTGTAATTGCTAATAATATAAATAGAAATATCATCGAATTACTAATAAAAAGCGGTTCATTAGATAAGTTCCAGCCAAATAGAAAAAAATTATTAAAAGAATCTGCACAAAGACTAAAAGGCAAGATCCAACAACTAGAAGAAATAAAAAGTTCTCTATTTGGTGAATTAGAAAAAAGTTCAAAAAAAGAAAATGAAACAACTTTACAAGACCTCGCAAAGTACGAAATAGAAACTATAGGATACCCTCTATCTCTTATGCACCAAAAAGGGCTTTCAAAAAGTTTGATAAATAAATATTTTAATAATGAAAAAATTAATTTTAATGGATATGCTTATCACAATTATTTAATAGATAATTCTTCGATTATATATAGTAAAATATATAATAAAAGTTTGAATAAAATTAATAAAAAAAATAATAAAAAAATATTGATTACAAACATAATTATATTCTAA
- a CDS encoding glycosyltransferase family 4 protein codes for MNKKSKIVISMFSSSEKIKGQGVDSAYQELIKALEDFSDDFEIVFKKKSFIDIAHFHTVDFRHFLFQLISKGRIITVVTVHFLPQTLENSLNLPFFLKHIFYNYLINFYKSVDYLVVVNPNFVKELESYGIAEERITYIPNFVSDESFYPFTQEQIETERKNLGISLDKFVIFGNGQVQIRKGVQNFLEVAKKMPDTEFLWAGGFSFGKITSGYENLKKMVENPPTNVKFLGIIDRKKMNLYYNISDLFFLPSYNELFPMSILEAMACHKPLLLRDLQEYKDILNGYYLKGNEVNDFISEIKKLRINKDYYEQAKENSILGGQFYSKNNVTSKWREFYLNLYESKKQNRKNPSHKFNG; via the coding sequence ATGAACAAAAAATCAAAGATAGTTATTAGTATGTTTTCTTCTTCTGAAAAGATTAAAGGGCAGGGGGTAGATTCGGCTTATCAAGAATTGATAAAGGCTTTAGAAGACTTTTCTGATGACTTTGAAATAGTTTTTAAAAAAAAGAGTTTTATAGATATAGCCCATTTTCATACAGTTGATTTTAGACATTTTTTATTTCAACTCATTTCAAAAGGACGGATTATAACAGTAGTTACTGTTCATTTTCTTCCACAAACATTAGAAAATAGTCTTAATTTACCTTTTTTTCTAAAACATATCTTTTATAACTATCTAATTAACTTTTATAAAAGCGTAGATTATTTGGTAGTAGTTAACCCCAATTTCGTAAAAGAGCTAGAAAGTTATGGCATTGCTGAGGAACGAATAACTTATATACCAAATTTCGTATCAGATGAAAGCTTTTATCCTTTTACTCAGGAACAAATAGAAACCGAAAGAAAAAATTTAGGAATTTCTCTTGATAAGTTTGTAATCTTTGGAAATGGACAAGTTCAAATAAGAAAAGGGGTACAAAATTTCTTAGAGGTTGCAAAAAAAATGCCAGATACCGAATTCTTGTGGGCGGGAGGGTTTTCTTTTGGAAAGATAACATCTGGTTATGAAAATCTAAAAAAAATGGTCGAAAACCCACCAACAAATGTAAAATTTCTAGGAATAATAGATCGCAAGAAAATGAATTTATATTACAACATATCTGACCTTTTTTTTCTTCCTTCATACAACGAATTGTTTCCAATGTCTATTTTAGAAGCCATGGCTTGCCATAAACCATTGCTTTTACGGGATTTACAAGAATATAAAGATATATTAAACGGATATTACCTAAAAGGTAATGAGGTGAATGATTTTATAAGTGAAATCAAAAAGTTAAGAATAAACAAAGATTATTATGAACAAGCAAAAGAAAATTCCATTTTAGGAGGCCAATTTTATTCAAAAAATAACGTTACTTCGAAATGGAGAGAATTTTATTTAAATCTTTACGAATCCAAAAAACAAAATAGGAAAAACCCATCTCATAAATTCAATGGTTAA
- a CDS encoding lysylphosphatidylglycerol synthase transmembrane domain-containing protein encodes MSESTGSNKALSRKRIIINVIIALIIGFAINILIAFFADFQETIATIKTIDLTFIIKIFGVFAFAYIIDLVRLYIVTFSFNKRLRFKDALHNTFSYYFMSNITPMASGGQPYQIYHLTKLGIESTLATNIVMSRLAENLLFSAAMILIFIRRVLKIIANVGVGKYILVIGIISALGFSALVVILFLNPKIFYKFFNFLLKILPIKNKTKMENRMEKLKNWLEDLKASINLLWIKKAYILAIDFILGGFIVFFHSLGLYIALTSVTTLNYNILDVLILFIIMNFVIYYIPTPGSSGGVETLYGIVLAGLIPAKFLSSIVLLWRFATYYLQIAFEAIIMLFTRSKVKNESSQ; translated from the coding sequence ATGTCTGAAAGCACTGGATCTAATAAAGCTTTAAGCAGAAAAAGAATCATAATAAACGTAATTATTGCTCTTATCATAGGCTTTGCTATCAACATTTTGATTGCCTTTTTTGCGGATTTTCAAGAAACAATAGCTACAATTAAAACAATCGATTTAACTTTTATTATAAAAATTTTTGGTGTCTTTGCATTTGCTTATATTATAGATTTAGTTAGACTATATATAGTAACTTTTAGTTTCAACAAAAGATTAAGATTCAAAGACGCCCTTCACAACACTTTTTCTTACTATTTTATGTCTAATATTACCCCCATGGCAAGTGGAGGCCAGCCATACCAGATATACCATCTCACAAAATTAGGGATCGAATCAACACTTGCAACGAATATAGTGATGTCTAGATTAGCTGAAAATCTCTTGTTTTCAGCAGCAATGATATTAATCTTTATTAGAAGAGTTTTAAAAATTATAGCGAATGTTGGGGTTGGAAAATATATTCTTGTAATAGGAATTATATCCGCTTTAGGCTTTTCAGCTTTAGTAGTTATCTTATTTTTGAACCCTAAGATATTCTACAAATTTTTCAACTTTCTTTTAAAGATATTACCGATAAAAAACAAAACTAAAATGGAGAATAGAATGGAAAAACTTAAAAATTGGCTTGAAGATCTGAAAGCTAGCATTAATTTACTCTGGATTAAAAAAGCTTATATATTGGCGATTGATTTCATCTTGGGAGGTTTTATAGTCTTCTTTCATTCATTAGGGTTATATATAGCTTTGACTTCTGTTACAACATTAAATTACAACATTTTAGATGTTCTTATATTATTCATAATTATGAATTTTGTAATATATTATATACCCACACCAGGTTCCTCAGGAGGAGTAGAAACACTATATGGTATTGTACTGGCTGGCCTTATACCAGCAAAATTCTTATCTTCAATAGTGCTTTTATGGAGATTTGCAACTTATTATCTGCAAATAGCTTTTGAAGCTATAATAATGCTTTTTACAAGGTCAAAAGTAAAAAACGAATCTTCTCAATAG
- the glpX gene encoding class II fructose-bisphosphatase, translating into MDKKIYPELTMDFVRVTEASSLIGSLFLGSGNLDMINRNSIDAMRGMFDYIDFKGNIVLSKLTKENATMLYVGEKLGIWDDGTTEMDLAVDPIDGVKLAAFGLPNAISAVASTIKGGIKVLPTYYSLKLAVGPELKGKLDIKKSIRENIEIASDTLKVLPGEITFVILNRQRHEEIIEEIKEVGSRIKLISDGDITASIATSIEESGVDIYLGIGGTLEGTLAAAALKTLGGEIQMKMWARDRIEEESINEKGWELEKVFYTDELVSGEDVIFSATGITDGDLLKGVKFIKGFAYTQTLTMRSKSATIRKIETMHNLKNKTIRLKSLEKDIKLMDLKKNKIY; encoded by the coding sequence ATGGATAAAAAGATTTATCCAGAGTTGACGATGGATTTTGTTAGAGTTACCGAAGCTTCCTCATTAATAGGGAGCCTTTTCTTAGGAAGCGGGAATCTTGATATGATCAATCGTAACTCTATCGATGCTATGAGAGGTATGTTTGATTATATTGATTTTAAAGGAAATATAGTTCTTAGCAAATTAACAAAAGAGAATGCAACAATGTTGTACGTTGGTGAGAAGTTGGGGATTTGGGATGATGGAACTACAGAAATGGATTTAGCTGTTGATCCTATAGATGGTGTTAAGTTAGCAGCTTTTGGTTTGCCTAATGCTATAAGTGCGGTTGCATCTACAATTAAGGGAGGGATCAAAGTTTTACCAACTTATTATTCATTAAAGTTAGCTGTTGGTCCTGAGTTAAAAGGAAAACTTGATATTAAAAAATCGATTAGAGAAAATATAGAGATAGCAAGTGATACTTTGAAGGTTTTACCTGGTGAAATTACTTTTGTTATTTTAAACAGACAAAGGCACGAAGAAATTATAGAGGAGATAAAAGAGGTTGGTTCTAGAATAAAATTGATTAGTGATGGAGATATAACAGCATCAATAGCAACCTCTATTGAGGAAAGCGGAGTGGATATTTACCTTGGCATTGGAGGGACTTTAGAAGGAACCTTAGCAGCTGCAGCTCTAAAAACTTTAGGCGGCGAAATACAGATGAAAATGTGGGCTAGAGACCGGATAGAGGAAGAATCGATAAATGAAAAAGGTTGGGAGTTGGAAAAGGTATTTTACACAGATGAATTGGTAAGTGGTGAAGACGTTATATTTTCAGCAACAGGAATAACGGATGGGGATCTATTAAAAGGCGTTAAGTTTATAAAAGGGTTTGCCTATACCCAAACACTAACTATGAGAAGTAAAAGTGCAACTATTAGAAAGATAGAAACTATGCACAATTTAAAGAATAAAACTATTAGATTAAAGTCTTTAGAAAAAGATATAAAATTGATGGATTTAAAAAAGAACAAAATCTATTGA